TGATGTCGGGGCGGAACGCGTCGATGATGTGCTCCCGGTTGTTTTGATCCAAGAGCATCAGAGTCACctgaggaaacaggagaacgTAACTATGTTactattgttgttgctgtcaaACCATAAATGTTTTTCAATTCACAGTTATCGCAGAAGTTCGATAGTTAATCGTGATGTCTTTAGGTGCATAATAACTATCTGTAGCCACtttttataaaatgaatcaaatggATGTAAAGAAAAGTTGCTTTCTAGTGCACTGTAGTGCAATAAGCCtgaggctttgtgttttctgtgatcagatactTCCTCACCACATATGTCGTGCGTCtccggtgtccacatcaagatctgatTTCTATCTGATCGCAAAAGTTgttctaaaaagaaaacattgcatGTCCTGCGACGCGACTATCGCACATCGTGATGCTGATGCTCAAACGATGCATCGCGCAGCCCTAATGGACGCCTCTTTGCTTCAAGATGTAGGAGAAGAAGTTGTTCTTTGATGAGCAGAAAACTGACGAAAGCAGAGGAGACTGCGCAGTTTTGGAGATGTGTCGCCGCTTTCACATTAGCTTTCCTCGATGCCACGCATTGTGACTTCTGGACCTCCTGAAGTGGTTTCGCAGGTGGTCAGGGCGCTATCCGATTgaaatctgatcacagaaaacccATTCTCATGCCAGTTGTAAAGGGGGCCATGGTCTCTTCAGTAATGTGAATGCAGCAGCATTTGCACTTCGCAGGAGTTTCAGTTTAGTTGCTGTCTCTGTTTCATACAGTTTATGACTTAATGAAAACGGTGTTGCAGTGATAACGTATGCAAACAATAAGGCAGAAGCAACAGAACTATTTCTGTACTCACAAAGAGATGCTGCACGCAAtcaatgtgattaaaaaaagaaaaacacagagtgtgtgtgcacagttaGTTTTCCCCACCTTCTGACTGAAAGGCCATTTCAGCAGCGCATCAAACCTGCCCCTCATCACGACGAAGAACAGAGAGAGGTGCGTCCCTCGGCCGGTTCCGTCGCCGTTCAGATACAGCCTCAGACACATTTTGTAGCCATATTTACTGGAGTAAAAAGCTGTGacgaggagaaaaaagaagaggaatcCAAAATGTAAACAGAGCCTAAAAGCGATGTCAGATGAGAATAGGAGTGACATGCACACTCCCTGAAGGAAAACAAGGGTGTAGTTCAGTGGAATTTCCCTCGTCTACACGCCGAGTGTTAAGATCCTGCGAACCACATGAGCTTGGCTCACTCAAATGTTAAGGCTGGGATGTGAGATGATGCGCCAAAACCTATGATGCACAAAACCTATGATTGTGGAGATTGTCTTTCAACTTACCAGGTGAGAACATGGCAGGCGTTCGTCCTGCCACGGCGTCCTGTCTGCGGCGTGAGAAGTCTGTGATTTTCCAGACAAATATCCCATCGTAGGTGCAATGCTGGAGTTCTCGCACCAGCTGTTCACTCTCAGAGAGCTGCAAGTCCTTCATGTTCACCATCCTCTCCAGCTGCCGTACCTTGTTGGATAAACTTTCAATCTTCTCTTGGTCTAAACGATGTTGATGCGAAAAAGCCTCCAGTGTAACCGAACTGCGCTCCACTTCGCGATTCAGGACGCACACGATGTTTTCTAAAGCGGTCACCTGTTGAGAAACGACAACAAATTTGTACATTGAGATCCTCATTCAACACAGTAAgcattaaaactgtagtgcaatTCCACACGACACAAGgcggagtgtgactgaaaacacaaagtagtGCCAACGACGAGTTTCAGTGGATTCTACTACTCAAACTTCTGATCATTCAGTAGTTTGACAGATTAAAGGACTCGGCATGCAAACACAATGTTACATCAATTCTGTTTACAAGGACTAAactgaggcagaataacaacataataTGCATCTTTAAATCGACTGGGACTCACCTTTTTTTCGAGGGTCACAGACTGTGAGGAGTATGTGGCCCCGGTGCCCATTGTGACTCCCTCCTCAGGAGCTCTGTACAGGCCCAGACCAGAGTCCTCCTGCCACtctccaggaccaggagcaTCTGCACGTGCTCGACACTGGGACAGAACCATGGGCAACAGCAGGCGCAAGTGCTCCATGGTGCTGCTGTTTTCGTGGTCACCGAGTTTTCCATTATCTATCTGAAAAGTACAACAGAGCCAATTTAGCtgatattgtaaataaaacaaaaaaatctgaactTCACGGTttaaaggttagggtcaggTTAGGGGTGAGCACCTGTTCTGCTGTAATTCTAGGTGTTGTTGGTTTTCTGTTTAAAGGAAGTTGTGTCTAATGCCCCTTTTGAtcttaaaagttattttttttttaaacaagttttcccAGTTAAAACGGCTTCCTGTCCAAATAGCCAGTGAGCCGtcatctttgttttattttcaaaacatgggTGTAACTTGGAATGAGTTCAAAATAATCTCCCCTCCCATCATTAGATAAAGTATTTTTTCTCCAGAGAGTAGTTTTAAGGATTTTGTAAAACTATTAACCTCACTTTTTATGTGTCTTCAtctaatatgacaaaaacgagTTAAGCTGCTTTTCAGACCTGCACTGAAGTCCAGATATGGCTGGAGAAGATTGTGCAGAAGGGTTGTTTGTGAGAACACAAATGTTTGCAAAAGTTCCCCCTGAACATTCTCCTGCCCACTCTCTAGACAAATCTCTGGATATTGTCCGAGTGAGATcatgtgaaaacacagcaggagcagcagcggaTAATCCACAGCAAGTGTGGTGTCCTCCTTCCTGCAGGCTAAAGCCAGGCAGCCACCGCCTCGCTTGGATACTCCTGGAGTGCACCACAGAAGTGCACCTGACCCAGAAATCACACATTCAGTCTAAAAAATGGCCTTAATGTTTTTTCCCCAAACGTTGAATTGAGCCGCAGTATTTAAATCTATATTTTTGTGCCCCTACGTCAGTGAAAACCAACACAATGAGAGGATTATATGCGATGACATTAACATGCATACCACAGATTTGCAGCCCACTTCACTGAATGGACAGGCACTCTTCGACTTGGTACAGGTCCTGGTGTGATCACCGAACTGTGGGCAGAGAGGCCAAGAAAATGTTAGTGAAACTTGTTCAAACAATGCCAGCCAAGAGTGTGTATTTCCCGTTTAGAAGGCAAAGTTTATCTCAACCTTCTCTTCgctatgtgaaggccaccatagttccctgataAAATTGTTTTGTTGACGTCATTAGGAAAGGAATGGGTGTCACTATCCAGGCTGGGTCATACCAACTGCAGAGTTCTGCTAGGGTCCACTTGACATGAATTTTGCTATCTGCTCATCTTTGTGTTGGTCCACGCAAATCCAATGAGGACAAATGTGCTACCACCCCCAGCTTCATTCTGCACTGACTGTACGTGCCAGCTGCGTGTGTTCTGTGTGGCattggggatcagctcattcaagatggagtcgcatgcatcttggatggagaccACATGGCCCTTTGCTCAAGGAGGAAGGGggtcataaaactcagtctcTAAAGATCCCTTATCTTTCACACCAGTGGGAAACCCACTTCAGTCATGTGACCCCATGTAACCAacaatacaaaagccaggtttcccctccttctttctcttctcttctccatctcaccgGAGGAGACAGGcgcctctgctctcctctgctctcccctgcccttctgggtgcaggaaggacacagacgtcaGCTCTTCAACTGAAGatccttcagcacagagctaAACAAGgttccagcagcaagagaatCCTCTCTGCTGATCTCCAAGCAGGCCCGCTCAtagcagcctgctatcctcccatcagaggcagtgacaccagagcctgcctaaggatcaaccatggatccagagccaggttagctccAACCAGCTAACTTTGTAAGGAGgaaccagaaacacagtcaaccatctactgttcctggacgaacagacagcacctcaaaaggacacttttgcatcttttaaggacttggtaacgtaactgggcctagcatagcatcacactacttggctaagcatagatgaaatgttgtattgaGTTTACTCGCTCACACAAAGTGTCGTTGTAAtgtctagatttaggttaatataATGTTAGTGATGCTTCTTAGCTTTCCgctctagatgtgcatgcttctaacctctcatctaacctggaggttatgaattaatggttcattcagaaccgattgttctcctctgtttgagaggagtggtgccccgatttgagtttgCCTCCATTTTTTTCATAAGAAATTCATTCTTCCATAATtaattggttatgaatttagaatattaataattaatcatACTGTTAATCCTAACAATGGtacaacactttccagtccacttgttttggtcaaagAGGAACATGGTAACcgtttttgttttggtcaagGAGGAACATGGTAACCGTTCTTGTTTTGGTCAGGGAGGAACATGGTAACCGTTCTTGTTTCGGTCAAAGAGGAACATGGTAACCGTTCTTGTTTTGGTCAGGAAGGAACATGGTAACCttggaaacatgtttgttgGGGAATATGTGGAAGTCCACTGCTACTCACACAGGTACAAatcaaaacaaggcaatcagagatggcagactctACTATTGTGTGGCTGTTGGACTTCACTGTTATGTGTTTGcttgttgattatttttggaagagagctcaggacagcattgtaggtggctgatagttggtgtcttagtccaactcctctgttgagtgatggtttctccagtcTAAAACTCCTAGATGGATGTCTAAATACATCccattcatttttcatctgTAGAATTTGTCCACCAGGGGAATTTTGCATCCACGAAATGCACCCTTCGGAGCCTGGGTATCTCAGTTGGTAAACTTCTAATCTGAaggtccagggttcaagtccctgttcaggcaGAGCTGTGATCTTTAAGAAATTCTACTTCATAGAGAGAAGTCGTCTCTGACAACAGTACAGGCCAAAAGACCATCATGGAGTCCACTGTGTTTCCAGGTACTCCATAATGCTACTGGAACTCATGTCCCCCTTCACAATATGTGCTGCAGTCATCTTGAAAACGGGTCGAACAaccctctggcggcctctgctggtcatattggcaagtgcaaatgcggaaacaaacaaaacacacagagccactaaaaacaatacttcactcccaatCCACGGGGTGAAGTAAAAATGAAGGCGATTGCCTGGAGAGAAATTGCCTCGACTAAAATTGAATGCGA
This Solea solea chromosome 19, fSolSol10.1, whole genome shotgun sequence DNA region includes the following protein-coding sequences:
- the traf2b gene encoding TNF receptor-associated factor 2; this translates as MARISLDCVNSLPGIPLSVLSVPMENKYKCQQCLQVLRKPVQAQCGHRFCVYCFKHLTSSGPKPCEACRQEEMFEEPTSILNSNEAFPDNAAGREIASLPARCLNQGCNWTGSIKEYEAQHEGRCEFERIQCKACQAWVVHTEKQRHDERECEARTLNCKYCKMTFNFKEIKAHDEICLKYPLQCKDCGKKKIPREKFGDHTRTCTKSKSACPFSEVGCKSVIDNGKLGDHENSSTMEHLRLLLPMVLSQCRARADAPGPGEWQEDSGLGLYRAPEEGVTMGTGATYSSQSVTLEKKVTALENIVCVLNREVERSSVTLEAFSHQHRLDQEKIESLSNKVRQLERMVNMKDLQLSESEQLVRELQHCTYDGIFVWKITDFSRRRQDAVAGRTPAMFSPAFYSSKYGYKMCLRLYLNGDGTGRGTHLSLFFVVMRGRFDALLKWPFSQKVTLMLLDQNNREHIIDAFRPDITSTSFQRPISEMNIASGCPLFCPLAKLAGKSPYLREDTIFIKAIVDLTGL